The following coding sequences lie in one Rutidosis leptorrhynchoides isolate AG116_Rl617_1_P2 chromosome 6, CSIRO_AGI_Rlap_v1, whole genome shotgun sequence genomic window:
- the LOC139856114 gene encoding UBP1-associated protein 2B-like produces MAKKRKSRTSQPAVEEQQQQEAVPMEEPQIKEEQQEHTAINDDVNQTVEFDEEEEEEPEEEIEEEEEEPDEETEIETKAESNGAGEPGDSELDDEPVEKLLEPFSKEQLILLLKEAVSKHPELIESVSKIADADPAHRKIFVHGLGWDTNADVLISEFGKYGEIEDCKAVVDKVSGKSKGYAFILFKHRAGCQKALKEPQKKIGNRMTSCQLASAGPVPAPPPTVAPVSEYTQRKIFVSNVAADIDPNKLLEFFSQFGEIDDGPLGLDKQTGKPRGFALFVYKSVESAKKALEEPHKMFEGHTLHCQKAVDGPKQTGKGFFGQGGGGGAGGHHGQFGAGAAGHHHPAKKGKFSNSGGGPGHGHGGHMMAPAGPSGYNPGGVPPALTPALGQALTALLATQGGQLGNLLGLGGQGGMGPGGYGNQGGGGYGGQGGYPNQQGGNRPPGGAPYMGRGH; encoded by the coding sequence ATGGCGAAAAAGCGAAAGTCTCGAACTTCACAACCAGCCGttgaagaacaacaacaacaagaagcagttCCAATGGAAGAAcctcaaatcaaggaagaacaacaagaacatactgCCATTAATGATGACGTCAACCAAACAGTTGAAttcgatgaagaagaagaagaagagccaGAAGaggaaatcgaagaagaagaagaagaacccgaTGAAGAAACAGAAATCGAAACAAAAGCTGAATCTAACGGTGCCGGAGAACCAGGGGATTCGGAATTGGACGATGAACCGGTTGAGAAGCTTCTAGAACCTTTTTCTAAAGAGCAATTAATTTTATTACTAAAAGAAGCTGTTTCCAAGCACCCTGAGTTAATCGAAAGCGTTTCAAAGATTGCTGATGCTGATCCGGCTCACAGGAAGATATTTGTTCACGGATTAGGGTGGGATACAAACGCTGATGTTTTAATTAGTGAATTTGGCAAGTATGGTGAGATTGAAGATTGTAAAGCTGTGGTTGATAAAGTTTCAGGTAAATCGAAAGGTTATGCTTTTATATTGTTTAAACATAGAGCTGGTTGTCAGAAGGCGTTAAAAGAGCCTCAAAAGAAAATTGGTAACCGTATGACGTCATGTCAGTTAGCGTCTGCGGGTCCTGTACCCGCACCGCCACCGACTGTGGCTCCGGTATCCGAGTATACTCAAAGGAAGATATTTGTTAGTAATGTGGCTGCGGATATTGATCCGAATAAGTTGTTGGAGTTTTTCTCACAGTTTGGGGAGATTGATGATGGACCGTTAGGGTTGGATAAACAGACTGGGAAACCTAGGGGGTTTGCTTTGTTTGTGTATAAGAGTGTTGAAAGTGCGAAAAAGGCTTTGGAGGAACCTCATAAGATGTTTGAAGGACATACTTTGCATTGTCAGAAAGCTGTTGATGGGCCGAAACAGACTGGTAAGGGGTTTTTCGGacagggtggtggtggtggtgctgGTGGGCATCATGGGCAgtttggtgctggtgctgctgggcATCATCATCCGGCGAAGAAGGGTAAGTTTTCAAATTCAGGTGGTGGGCCCGGACACGGGCATGGTGGTCATATGATGGCACCTGCTGGACCATCTGGGTATAATCCTGGTGGGGTGCCACCTGCATTGACGCCTGCTTTGGGACAGGCGTTGACTGCTTTGCTTGCGACCCAGGGAGGTCAACTTGGGAATCTGTTAGGACTTGGTGGTCAAGGTGGGATGGGACCAGGTGGGTATGGTAATCAAGGAGGGGGAGGCTATGGTGGTCAAGGTGGCTACCCAAATCAACAAGGAGGTAATAGGCCGCCGGGTGGTGCACCTTACATGGGCCGTGGTCACTAG